The sequence below is a genomic window from Schistocerca gregaria isolate iqSchGreg1 chromosome 5, iqSchGreg1.2, whole genome shotgun sequence.
aacgttcatgcctggggagtttggtgaccagcggaagtgttttaaatcggaagggtgttcctggagccactctgtaagatTATGGACttttggggtgttgcattgtcccgctggaattgcccaagttcgtcggaatgcacaatggacatgaatggatgcaggtgacgagtacacgagtgagccttcggctccgaaagctcatatcgatgatttgTCGTTGAATGGTCCGTACATTAACACTTGCTGatagcccagaattgaaatctacagcaatttgcggaagggttgtacttctgtcatgctgaacgattctcttcagtcgtcgttggtcccattcttgcaggatcttttcccgttcgcagcgatgtcggaaatttggtgttttaccggattgattatattcacggtgcactcgtgaaatggtcgtacgggagagtccccacttcatcgctacctcagagatgctgtgtcccatcgctcgttcgctataagaccacgttcaaactcacttaaattttgacaacctaacctgccattgtagcaggagtaaccgatataacaaatgCACCAGATACttgtcgtcttacataggcgttgtcgaccgcagcgccgtattctgcctctttacatatctctgcatttgaatacgaatttctataccactttctttggcgcttcattgtattatacgagtatttaacacattaactcatctaTAAAGTAGTGAGAAggatgaagctgttttatacactggagTTCGATTCTTTAGAGAATTGGAGTTTTACTGGTTCGTTACTGACTGAGAACTGTTCTTAAATTTACGATAACCAGTGAGGGACTATGTAAAGGCGGCAGCAGCAAGACAGTGGCGGACAGAGGACAGCAGGGttgctgtggggcggcgggtggaataatagaataaatgttcctattatttatttaatgctattgtttgccgttctcaacactggctccctaactacaatattggcaaccagaaagtgattagcaaaacgtgaagcctgtaattagaatttctagtgcccacttcatctgagaaatacatttataactACAGCTTATAGCTCAGAAGAATTAGGagtttgtctgggattcataatgaaaaaccattctctctcaaatgttcactatattctgaaagtcacagaccaaaaagaatccacacaatccaactaccagagcagttcagagtctaatgcgcggaagctactataactgttcaaattaaatgtttaagtgaatgctcgccataatttgatgataatgttcatcaaacgacacgctaataatggtagaatgtctgtcctgtggcggcacgtggaaatacgacatacgcaaactaaagatagatcttTAACGtcttcccaaaattaacacttcactcgaaaacgatttcatggttacgcgtatcccaagtaacttattactgcatccgaggctgtttatatcaacgataccgacgtgacgcgactcccggcaccgGTGGTGCGcttatcagcgtctggagagaactggggccttccttcctctcgcgtggatctgcacggagataacttgtcctccgatgtgtgatggagttcgcagcagttagtgctttgcctcccatgcatgccgatgtaatgcatCTTCACATgcagaatgtcttcttgggtgtctcctcagcacagttctgcagtgctagctatgcagagagcaggtgtggccagcgggtgttgactCTGCGCGGCAGTTTTCGGCCCAGcttccggatttgggcgttgtgtgaccggccagcacgttcgtaaacggtgcgggcggccgcctggaagaggtcacggagcagaggcacttccgcgatgtcgtgaagattaGCGGTGGGGAAaccgtaaggcaggtgcaaggccagccgaaggatgcgattctgcagtgtctccaactTCTTCAGGtttgtgtcggcggcgttcccccagacgacggcggcgtattggagtacagggcggagcagcgccttgtagagagtgatgcccagacgcggtggtagtcgggagctggggttcagcaccgggtacaggatgcgaagccggttccgcactttggccttcacttcgcggatgtgcggaacccacgtgagtcggcggtcgatggtgacgccgaggtaatgcgccgtgggacgccacgggacagggctgccaccgacggtgagcggttgcagaccggcaggaacgagtcgcctggtgacgatcaggaactgcgtcttggccccattgaattgtagacgccacttgacggcccaggctgccagggtgtcaacagcgagctgcagacggcggcgcatgacggcggcattgaggctcctcgtatttagagccgtgtcatccgcgtacagggcgagccgcacacggtcgatcttcagcgcatcagaagtgtacagcgaatacaggagtggtcccaagaccgagccctgtggcacaccggcgttgatgcggcggacggaggacaagccatgcgcggcccgcacatggaaggtcctaccggcaagataggaatggatgagacggacgtgcgacgtcgggaccccaagttcaaaaagttggaACAAGAgaccgcggtgccacacactgtcgaaagcacgcgacacgtccaggaacaccgcgccgaagaactcgcgctgctcgagggcgaggaacgcatcttccactagtcgtaggagttggtgaactgccgagtgacccctgcgaaagccgaactgctcttcgggcaggaggccttcctcgtcaacgctgcgctgcagccgcctgatttacaccctttcaaagaccttggagacggccggcagtaaactaataggtctgtagttcgcgggctgacgcagatccttccccatcttcggaatcgccacgatctctgcatgcttccaggactgaggaaaactgcaggaccagaggattacattaaagacggcgacgagatgagtgacagccaccggcggcaactccctctaacgctgcccatggtgcagctggtgagtgttgacagcggtcggggccggagaggccatcggcactgcagcggtgagttgctgcgacaggacttcaatcaacttcgtagcactggttACCAacgcagtgagctgcgcgacgaggttggccaggtcagcggtggaggcagccggcgcggccccgtcgctggaagggggaggcgtggctgactcgctgtgagagtccatctggggctgctcgactgacggtgctgagtgctgggtacccacggggcgttgacccccgcgcaggcgattggtggggcgcggtccggccgacgtcccgggagaggcagtacccgggtccgccactagcagctgtggtggaggcgcaggagcctcaggtatcggcaaGGCATCagacgcggcaggagcaggagcagccgacgcagccgggacggcggagggcgcccctgacgttgccgccgcgagagagacgccgggccgtctcgttgccgGCCTCTTCGGatgtggcgctggtgtttggccacgttggcgagcgatggcacgcttccacgcctcacacccacgatagctggccacgtgagcaccgccacagagtgcacatgtcggcttctcggtgggcggacgggggcacgcacttcctgcgtgggcgccggcgcattgaACACATTTGTCCgacatagagcagtggcgcgcgacgtgattgatcccctggcagcgaaagcactgcacagggcctctcctggagcgaagatcttcggtctaaaccggaacgtcggcgacccgcgtcaattggtatagtttgcggttctccacggtgtcggagcagacgaccaggaagagcggcatatcatcgcgcgatttaggccacttcatcttcacgactgcccgtatgtagaagcccaggtcagcgagttcgcgatgcaggtgatcggtTTACATGCTGAATGGGAGGTCCCAGATTAtaatcttcaagaccttgtcaggtgcggaagcgtgggtatagaacgggataccacgctcagacgcctcctgagtgacccggcgatagtcgtcagcagtgcggagtgtgaccctgtacaggccTCGTCCTGCCGGCTTCAcggtatacacggccgttgtccagctgcgcaacaacttctgcagttccccatagggtggccgaaactggaggaccaccggcgggatatgggagtctttcttcggcgcaggatcgcgcggcaactcgtccggcgcgtcagcgagcgcgtcgaatgagttggcgacggcagttggaagcgtcgtcgatgactgcatgcgtcttgcagtgcgccgggccgggacaaaaccatcagcgtcaggggcgaaaccttgcttggccctcttctcgatcggcgagctgcgaacagcggacgtcgcggctgttgccctcctcttctgtttcccacttcgtccgcgtggctgaggggcggtggggctctcatcttcagaatcggggagcggagcagacagcgctgtcttcaaagtttccggagctgtgtcaatcaaatccatagccatagcactggtcgtcataagtggggggccaggtGGGGCCGCCGACgtcgcaagcgcggccggacggcgatctgccacacccttcgcgtcgctagcaagcgcaggtacgtccttctcgcggctgcacatctcagcgactgtgCGTTCTGTAGGTGCCTTccttcctcgcgcagcgttcttacatataaagccgcggtgcggacggttaagggaacgcctgatcaaatggctctgagcattatgggactcaactgctgtggtcattagttccctagaacttagaactacttaaacctaactaacctaaggacgtcacacacatccatgcccgaggcaggattcgaacctgcgaccg
It includes:
- the LOC126273336 gene encoding skin secretory protein xP2-like, whose product is MSDKCVQCAGAHAGSACPRPPTEKPTCALCGGAHVASYRGCEAWKRAIARQRGQTPAPHPKRPATRRPGVSLAAATSGAPSAVPAASAAPAPAASDALPIPEAPAPPPQLLVADPGTASPGTSAGPRPTNRLRGGQRPVGTQHSAPSVEQPQMDSHSESATPPPSSDGAAPAASTADLANLVAQLTALVTSATKLIEVLSQQLTAAVPMASPAPTAVNTHQLHHGQR